One region of Flammeovirgaceae bacterium genomic DNA includes:
- the msrA gene encoding peptide-methionine (S)-S-oxide reductase MsrA has translation MKLFPAPILFATILVLLISCGAKPNNEKTGTSMPQDTGVRKVALLAPEGRAIAAFAEGCFWCSEHIFEAVVGVDSAVSGYAGGNAKNPTYELVNTETTGHAETVLVYYDPTVVTYEELTKVFFTSHDPTTKDRQGPDVGSSYRSILFYMTPEERDIAIESKEDFDGSGMFKNKIVTEIMPLKEFYRAEGYHQDYIEHNPGSPYVINVSIPRYELFRKTYKGKLKK, from the coding sequence ATGAAACTATTCCCCGCCCCGATATTGTTTGCCACGATCCTGGTTTTGCTTATCAGTTGTGGCGCCAAGCCCAATAATGAAAAAACAGGAACGTCCATGCCGCAAGATACTGGCGTGCGCAAGGTAGCCCTGTTGGCCCCCGAGGGCAGGGCCATTGCCGCTTTTGCCGAAGGTTGCTTCTGGTGCTCGGAGCATATCTTTGAGGCCGTGGTTGGGGTGGATTCCGCGGTGTCCGGCTATGCGGGGGGAAATGCGAAAAACCCTACTTATGAGTTGGTGAACACGGAAACCACAGGCCATGCGGAAACGGTGCTGGTGTACTATGACCCCACGGTGGTCACTTATGAAGAACTTACCAAGGTGTTTTTCACCTCACACGACCCCACCACCAAGGACAGGCAGGGCCCTGACGTAGGGTCGTCATACCGGTCCATCTTGTTTTATATGACCCCCGAAGAGCGGGATATAGCCATAGAATCAAAAGAGGATTTTGATGGGTCAGGAATGTTTAAAAACAAAATTGTGACCGAAATCATGCCCCTAAAGGAATTTTACAGGGCAGAAGGGTACCACCAGGATTATATCGAGCATAATCCCGGCAGCCCTTACGTGATCAATGTTTCCATTCCCCGCTACGAGTTGTTTCGAAAAACCTATAAGGGCAAGCTAAAGAAGTAG
- a CDS encoding amidohydrolase produces MKWKTLLFLLLPPLMAWGQKDKDKGKAIQSLDTKQAHYTDVAKQIWGFAEMGYLEEKSSALLQGELSKAGFEIEKGVAGIPTAFIATYGSGKPIIGILGEFDALPGLSQEAFVPERKAIVEGAPGHGCGHNLFGTGSLAAAVEVKNWLAQNKVPGTIRFYGTPAEEAGDAKVFMVRAGLFNGVDAVVSWHAADRNSAGPSTNLATKSGVFRFYGVAAHAAAAPERGRSALDGVEAMDMMVNMMREHTTEPTRIHYVILKGGEAPNVVPAYAEVEYLVRHRDREEVRSLWDRVVKCAEGAALGTETKVEVEVVGGTFDRLPNETLARAMHQNLVAVGGVEYSPEERAFAEKLSLTFGNRKVPIENAGRIEPFGYSHTNASADTGDVSWVVPTVSMTAATYVPGTPGHSWQAVACTGSSIGMKGMMVAAKAMTMTTMDLFTNAKLLAMAKKEFNEKRGPDFKYEALVGDIPPPLDIRKSK; encoded by the coding sequence ATGAAATGGAAAACACTATTGTTCCTTCTTCTGCCCCCTTTGATGGCGTGGGGCCAAAAAGACAAGGATAAAGGGAAGGCCATCCAATCGTTGGACACCAAGCAAGCCCATTATACGGATGTTGCCAAACAGATATGGGGCTTTGCCGAGATGGGCTACCTCGAGGAAAAAAGTTCTGCATTGCTGCAGGGCGAACTGTCAAAGGCAGGGTTTGAAATTGAAAAGGGCGTGGCCGGTATCCCCACGGCATTTATAGCCACCTACGGATCGGGCAAGCCCATCATTGGCATACTGGGGGAATTCGATGCCCTCCCCGGCCTTTCCCAGGAAGCGTTTGTCCCTGAACGGAAAGCCATCGTGGAAGGTGCCCCCGGGCATGGGTGTGGCCATAACCTGTTTGGGACCGGCTCCCTGGCGGCCGCGGTAGAAGTAAAAAACTGGCTGGCTCAAAACAAAGTGCCGGGGACCATCCGGTTTTACGGGACCCCCGCGGAAGAAGCCGGTGACGCCAAAGTATTTATGGTGAGGGCAGGCTTGTTCAATGGCGTGGATGCCGTGGTAAGTTGGCATGCTGCAGACAGGAACAGTGCAGGCCCCAGCACCAACCTGGCCACAAAGTCGGGGGTATTTCGCTTTTACGGAGTGGCTGCCCACGCAGCGGCCGCCCCGGAAAGGGGCCGTTCGGCCCTGGATGGCGTGGAGGCCATGGACATGATGGTGAACATGATGCGGGAGCACACTACCGAGCCCACTAGGATACACTATGTGATCCTGAAAGGCGGGGAAGCGCCTAACGTGGTCCCTGCCTATGCCGAGGTAGAGTACCTCGTGCGGCACCGCGATAGGGAAGAGGTGCGTAGCCTTTGGGACCGTGTGGTCAAATGTGCCGAAGGTGCCGCGCTAGGCACGGAAACCAAAGTGGAGGTAGAGGTAGTAGGTGGCACCTTTGACCGATTGCCAAACGAAACCCTTGCCAGGGCCATGCACCAAAACCTGGTGGCCGTGGGTGGCGTGGAATATAGCCCTGAAGAAAGGGCATTTGCCGAAAAGCTTAGCCTTACCTTTGGCAACAGGAAGGTGCCTATAGAAAATGCGGGGCGCATTGAGCCCTTTGGCTACAGCCATACCAACGCTTCGGCCGATACAGGCGATGTGAGTTGGGTGGTGCCCACTGTTTCCATGACGGCCGCCACTTATGTGCCTGGCACGCCCGGCCATAGCTGGCAGGCAGTGGCATGCACGGGGTCCAGCATAGGCATGAAGGGCATGATGGTGGCCGCCAAGGCCATGACCATGACAACGATGGACCTTTTTACCAATGCCAAACTTCTGGCGATGGCAAAAAAAGAATTCAACGAAAAAAGGGGGCCGGATTTCAAATATGAGGCACTGGTGGGGGACATCCCTCCCCCACTGGACATCAGGAAATCAAAGTAA
- a CDS encoding peptidase M14: MRTIVFSLIVLSTPCWGQLNTQLYDAYGQYQEKSITTRRFKHNDVMAVLDKLGPGFNVKKVGTSVEGRAIKLVSYGHGPIQVLMWSQMHGDETTATRAILDVLHWLEADDQFNGTRDRIKSAITWHFMPMLNPDGAAHFTRRNHYGIDINRDALRLQTPEGRTLKRVRDSLNADWGFNLHDQNRGTSVENKAPATLSLLAPAFDTGKSVNEKRGDAMQLTRFMFDQLAQYLPGQMAIYDDTFEPRAFGDNIQKWGTRTILIESGGYKDDYEKQEIRRLNFVLLLTAANAIASRQYEKVPVADYNKIPSNGSGRIRELIVKNVQYEGLLRDVAFDRAEVDSEDFRAYYPRGYVTDLGDLSTSEAFFTLDAKGMEVLPGKIYEKTLPDMDALHALDLNQLLRAGYTDFVVQRGFDPFAMKGPIRVHPTQPPGNETIRMGGSPSLLFRRNGVIAFVVINGQLVQLGP; this comes from the coding sequence ATGAGAACTATTGTTTTTTCCCTTATCGTTTTATCCACCCCCTGTTGGGGCCAGCTCAATACGCAGTTGTACGATGCCTATGGCCAGTACCAGGAAAAATCCATAACCACCAGAAGGTTCAAGCACAATGATGTGATGGCCGTACTGGATAAACTGGGGCCGGGTTTTAACGTAAAAAAAGTGGGCACGTCAGTGGAAGGCCGTGCGATCAAACTAGTCTCTTACGGCCATGGGCCCATCCAGGTATTGATGTGGTCGCAAATGCATGGTGACGAAACTACGGCCACACGGGCCATTTTGGACGTGCTTCACTGGCTGGAGGCCGATGACCAATTCAATGGTACAAGGGATAGGATCAAATCCGCCATTACCTGGCATTTTATGCCCATGCTCAACCCCGATGGGGCCGCCCATTTTACCCGCAGGAACCATTATGGCATTGATATCAACCGGGATGCCCTGCGGTTGCAGACCCCGGAAGGCAGGACGTTGAAACGGGTGCGAGACAGCCTCAATGCCGACTGGGGGTTTAATTTGCATGACCAGAACAGGGGGACTTCCGTGGAAAACAAAGCACCGGCCACCCTATCATTGTTGGCGCCAGCCTTCGATACCGGCAAAAGCGTAAATGAAAAAAGGGGGGACGCCATGCAATTGACCCGGTTTATGTTCGACCAGCTTGCCCAATACCTTCCTGGGCAGATGGCCATCTATGACGATACGTTTGAGCCGCGGGCTTTTGGCGACAACATCCAAAAATGGGGCACACGCACTATACTCATTGAATCCGGTGGGTACAAAGACGACTACGAAAAACAAGAGATACGCAGGTTGAACTTCGTGCTGCTGCTGACGGCTGCCAATGCCATTGCCAGCAGGCAGTATGAAAAAGTGCCCGTGGCCGATTACAACAAAATACCATCCAATGGTTCAGGACGTATCAGGGAACTCATCGTGAAAAATGTGCAATATGAAGGGCTGCTCCGGGATGTGGCCTTTGACCGTGCCGAGGTGGACAGCGAGGATTTCCGCGCCTACTACCCCCGGGGGTACGTCACGGACCTGGGCGACTTAAGTACATCAGAAGCATTTTTTACCCTTGATGCCAAAGGCATGGAGGTTTTACCGGGCAAAATTTATGAAAAGACGCTCCCGGACATGGATGCACTGCATGCCCTCGACCTTAACCAACTCCTGCGGGCAGGGTACACCGACTTCGTGGTGCAACGAGGCTTTGACCCGTTTGCCATGAAGGGGCCCATTCGGGTACACCCCACGCAACCTCCCGGTAATGAAACCATCCGCATGGGGGGCAGCCCTTCCCTGCTATTTAGGAGAAATGGCGTTATTGCCTTTGTGGTGATCAATGGACAATTGGTACAATTAGGGCCATAA
- a CDS encoding MarC family protein, with the protein MEMLLTFALTVFTGFFAIMNPIANIPIFIGMMEGRDKKAQRAIAKTATVTAFLIVVFFVMLGKYIFQIFDITIPSFKLAGGVLIFFVGFNMLQSKKKEQKGVDENASDDGIAISPLAIPILAGPGTIVTAMNYAAEATYLQIGIIIAIFALITYMTFVAFMLSDTIVKKMGNSLIKVIGKIMGLILAIIGTGMAVEGIKLAFGLKA; encoded by the coding sequence ATGGAAATGCTACTGACTTTTGCCTTAACGGTGTTCACTGGTTTTTTTGCCATTATGAACCCCATTGCCAACATCCCCATTTTCATTGGGATGATGGAGGGAAGGGACAAAAAAGCACAACGGGCAATCGCCAAAACCGCCACGGTGACCGCTTTCCTCATCGTGGTGTTTTTTGTGATGTTGGGAAAATACATATTCCAGATATTTGACATCACCATCCCTTCTTTTAAACTCGCTGGCGGGGTGCTCATTTTTTTTGTGGGCTTCAATATGCTCCAATCCAAAAAAAAGGAGCAAAAGGGCGTGGACGAAAATGCTTCTGATGACGGCATTGCCATTTCGCCACTGGCCATCCCTATTTTGGCCGGGCCAGGCACTATCGTAACGGCCATGAACTATGCGGCAGAGGCCACCTACCTGCAGATCGGTATCATCATTGCCATCTTTGCCCTCATCACTTACATGACCTTTGTCGCTTTTATGCTTAGTGATACCATCGTCAAAAAAATGGGCAATAGCCTTATCAAAGTCATTGGAAAAATAATGGGCTTGATACTGGCCATTATCGGTACGGGCATGGCCGTGGAAGGGATAAAGTTGGCATTCGGCCTAAAGGCCTAG
- a CDS encoding GNAT family N-acetyltransferase: MEERFTIRPYQPADRQRVLEVFALNTPEFFDVGEQADLEKYLDVHWDTYFVMEGGGRVVGCGGYHFEGDGSAGRLSWDFIDPRYKGQGLGRQIINHCLEELRKSPHLEKTSVWTSQLAYGFYARFGFETQEVQEDFWGPGLDLYRMEM; this comes from the coding sequence ATGGAAGAACGATTTACCATACGGCCCTACCAGCCTGCCGACCGCCAAAGGGTATTGGAGGTTTTCGCGCTCAATACACCGGAGTTTTTCGATGTGGGCGAACAAGCCGATTTGGAAAAATACCTGGACGTGCATTGGGATACCTACTTTGTGATGGAGGGCGGGGGCCGGGTAGTGGGCTGTGGGGGCTACCACTTTGAAGGGGACGGGAGCGCAGGAAGGCTGTCGTGGGATTTTATTGACCCCCGGTACAAAGGGCAGGGGTTGGGCCGGCAGATCATCAACCATTGCCTTGAGGAGTTAAGGAAAAGCCCACATTTGGAAAAGACATCCGTATGGACCAGCCAACTGGCCTATGGGTTTTATGCCAGGTTTGGTTTTGAAACCCAGGAGGTGCAGGAGGATTTTTGGGGCCCCGGCCTGGATTTATACCGTATGGAAATGTGA